From Vibrio artabrorum, a single genomic window includes:
- a CDS encoding vWA domain-containing protein — protein sequence MNFKLRIGTLLVSTALIVGCWSDDETISTESSSTDDTTVDTTTFAGTLLVPESTEIRSARALNRKLNISSYSAECPNVPAGYRPMSSAIVAIEDSVSGQVGDTTTTDRCGSFVIEVPVDSADTEGYVIAATADGYKALKANAANFQQSGTTPNTSVVASTIPSNATYVISAMQKAGGSEFIFSITDSVTNNAVIQLSKDSFLLEINGLPANFLSLNTSEQLAVSTSNVLALDASGSMFANEFDESVDPPVAIIDGDGNPVTLLQLTASAAHQFITEKADADEVAVVPFDHNVELIDNTLLANYSMTDSDSTNVTYNYSDSGFVTSKANLHFSVDMYNAFSPLWNDFSRYDEKHADRTDPVSSLNENYRWSGGTQLEGAINDSVALASARSNTLKRIFVMTDGNSSFTDRDGVVAAALQNSIPVNAISVGSGANIADLSVIAEETGGAFFELTDAINIAGIYSSLQTSVKFSYVAYLGIPLQAGDVIKLTLDLNGETVIRTIAL from the coding sequence ATGAACTTTAAATTGAGGATAGGGACATTACTGGTATCAACAGCACTGATCGTAGGGTGTTGGAGTGATGATGAGACGATATCAACGGAGTCATCAAGTACCGATGACACCACGGTTGACACCACCACTTTTGCGGGTACGTTACTTGTGCCTGAATCTACAGAGATTAGAAGTGCAAGGGCCCTTAACAGAAAGCTAAACATATCAAGTTACAGTGCTGAATGCCCTAATGTACCGGCTGGTTACCGACCAATGTCGAGTGCGATCGTTGCTATTGAAGATTCTGTTAGTGGTCAGGTTGGTGATACAACGACAACAGATCGCTGTGGGTCTTTTGTCATCGAAGTTCCTGTTGATAGCGCTGACACCGAAGGGTATGTCATTGCAGCGACAGCCGATGGTTATAAGGCGCTGAAAGCGAATGCCGCAAACTTCCAGCAATCAGGGACGACTCCAAATACAAGTGTTGTAGCTTCGACTATTCCTTCCAATGCAACTTATGTCATCAGTGCGATGCAAAAGGCTGGAGGCAGTGAGTTTATTTTCTCCATTACAGACTCTGTAACCAATAATGCGGTCATTCAGTTGTCTAAAGATTCTTTCTTGTTAGAAATTAATGGTTTACCGGCTAATTTTTTATCGTTAAACACTTCTGAACAACTTGCTGTGTCCACTTCAAATGTTCTCGCATTGGATGCGAGTGGTTCTATGTTTGCCAATGAATTTGATGAAAGCGTTGATCCACCGGTCGCAATTATTGATGGGGATGGTAATCCTGTAACGTTACTTCAGTTAACAGCATCGGCAGCACATCAATTTATCACTGAAAAAGCAGACGCAGACGAGGTTGCCGTTGTACCTTTTGATCACAACGTAGAGTTGATTGATAACACACTTTTGGCAAACTACTCAATGACTGACAGTGACAGTACCAATGTTACCTATAATTACTCCGATTCTGGCTTCGTTACGAGTAAAGCGAACTTACATTTTTCTGTAGATATGTATAACGCGTTCTCGCCGCTATGGAATGATTTTAGTCGGTACGATGAAAAACACGCCGATCGTACTGATCCTGTATCTTCTCTAAATGAGAACTATAGGTGGAGTGGTGGTACGCAATTAGAGGGCGCTATTAATGATTCTGTTGCATTAGCTTCAGCCAGAAGCAATACGCTCAAACGCATATTCGTAATGACTGATGGAAACAGTTCATTTACGGACCGTGATGGCGTTGTTGCTGCGGCATTACAAAACTCGATTCCTGTGAATGCTATTTCGGTTGGTAGTGGTGCGAATATTGCCGATTTGTCAGTTATTGCTGAAGAAACCGGCGGTGCGTTCTTTGAGTTGACTGATGCGATAAATATTGCTGGGATTTATTCATCTCTGCAAACTTCAGTGAAGTTTTCTTATGTCGCTTACTTGGGTATTCCACTTCAAGCGGGTGATGTTATTAAATTGACGTTAGACCTTAATGGCGAAACAGTGATTAGAACAATAGCTCTATAG
- a CDS encoding amino acid aminotransferase: MFEKVLAAPADPILGLTEEFKNDSRSEKINLGVGIYKNEDGQTPILKTVKKAEAALLENEKTKSYLTIEGTAEYALAVQKLLFGSDAEIVTSQRAKTAQAPGGTGALRVAGEFIKRQLGDVKIWISNPTWANHNGVFAAAGIETAQYSYYNAETKDKDFAGMVADLEKASEGDIVLLHGCCHNPTGIDPTADEWEVLAKLVAEKKLLPLFDFAYQGFAKGVEEDAAGLRVFAQYNKEILVASSFSKNFGLYNERVGAFTLVAESADVATTAFSQVKSIIRSIYSNPPAHGSAVVTHILGDADLRAEWEAEVAEMRDRIQEMRELFVITLKSEGVDADFTFIERQNGMFSFSGLSKEQVTRLKDEFAIYIVGSGRISVAGMTKSNMGPLCKGIAAVL, translated from the coding sequence ATGTTTGAAAAAGTGTTAGCGGCTCCCGCCGACCCTATCCTCGGCCTTACTGAAGAGTTTAAAAATGACTCTCGCTCAGAGAAGATCAACCTTGGTGTTGGCATCTATAAAAATGAAGATGGCCAAACACCTATACTTAAAACAGTAAAGAAAGCAGAAGCTGCACTTCTTGAAAACGAAAAAACCAAATCTTACCTAACCATTGAAGGTACCGCTGAATACGCTCTAGCGGTTCAGAAACTTCTTTTCGGTTCAGACGCAGAGATCGTTACGTCTCAACGCGCAAAAACAGCACAAGCACCAGGTGGTACAGGAGCACTTCGCGTAGCGGGTGAATTCATCAAACGCCAACTGGGCGACGTAAAAATCTGGATCAGTAATCCAACTTGGGCTAACCACAATGGCGTTTTCGCTGCGGCGGGCATCGAGACGGCTCAATACAGCTACTACAACGCTGAAACCAAAGACAAAGACTTCGCAGGTATGGTGGCTGACCTAGAGAAAGCTTCTGAAGGCGATATCGTGCTACTTCACGGCTGCTGCCACAACCCAACAGGTATCGACCCAACTGCCGATGAATGGGAAGTGTTAGCGAAGTTGGTTGCTGAGAAAAAACTGCTTCCTCTATTCGATTTTGCTTACCAAGGTTTTGCAAAAGGCGTTGAAGAAGACGCAGCTGGCTTGCGCGTTTTTGCTCAGTACAACAAAGAGATCCTTGTTGCTAGCTCATTCTCTAAGAACTTTGGCTTGTACAACGAGCGTGTGGGTGCATTCACTCTGGTTGCAGAATCTGCAGACGTAGCAACGACAGCATTCTCTCAAGTTAAGAGCATCATCCGCTCTATCTACTCTAACCCACCAGCGCACGGCAGTGCTGTCGTAACTCACATCCTTGGTGATGCGGATCTACGTGCTGAATGGGAAGCTGAAGTCGCAGAAATGCGCGACCGTATCCAAGAGATGCGAGAACTGTTCGTAATAACACTGAAATCAGAAGGTGTTGATGCAGACTTCACCTTCATCGAACGTCAAAACGGCATGTTCTCTTTCTCTGGCCTAAGCAAAGAGCAAGTCACTCGCCTGAAAGACGAATTCGCTATCTACATTGTTGGTTCTGGCCGCATCAGCGTAGCTGGCATGACTAAGTCAAACATGGGTCCTCTATGTAAAGGTATCGCAGCGGTTCTTTAA
- the asnS gene encoding asparagine--tRNA ligase, translated as MTYAPVTDVLGGKLAVDSEVTVRGWIRSRRDSKAGISFLAIYDGSCFDPIQAVVPNNLNNYENEVLKLTTGCSVEVTGKIVESPAKGQDFELAVTDVKVVGWVEDADTYPMAKTRHSIEYLREVAHLRPRTNVIGAVARVRNCLSQAIHRFYHEQGFFWTSAPLITASDAEGAGEMFRVSTLDMENLPRTEKGDVDFNEDFFGKETFLTVSGQLNAEAYACALSKVYTFGPTFRAENSNTSRHLAEFWMVEPEVAFADLNDVAKLAEDMLKYVFAAVLEERRDDLEFFASRIDKQAITRLEQFVNADFAQVDYTDAIQILLDSGKKFEFDVEWGIDMSSEHERYLAEEHFKAPVIVKNYPKDIKAFYMRLNDDGKTVAAMDVLAPGIGEIIGGAQREERLDILDERMIAMGIDPEHMSWYRDLRKYGTVPHAGFGLGFERLVSYVTGMGNVRDVIPFPRTPRSANF; from the coding sequence ATGACTTACGCGCCTGTAACAGACGTACTTGGCGGCAAGCTAGCGGTAGACAGTGAAGTCACTGTTCGCGGCTGGATCCGTTCACGTCGTGATTCCAAAGCTGGAATCTCTTTCCTTGCCATTTATGACGGCTCTTGTTTCGACCCGATTCAGGCCGTGGTTCCTAATAATCTTAATAATTACGAAAATGAAGTATTAAAGCTAACGACTGGCTGCTCCGTTGAAGTAACAGGCAAGATTGTTGAGTCTCCTGCGAAAGGTCAAGACTTCGAACTCGCAGTAACTGACGTTAAAGTTGTCGGTTGGGTTGAAGACGCTGACACTTACCCAATGGCTAAGACACGTCATTCTATCGAATACCTTCGTGAAGTGGCTCACCTACGCCCACGTACAAACGTGATTGGCGCAGTAGCACGTGTACGTAACTGTCTATCTCAAGCGATTCACCGTTTCTACCACGAGCAAGGCTTCTTCTGGACTTCGGCTCCACTTATTACTGCATCGGATGCAGAAGGCGCTGGTGAAATGTTCCGTGTTTCAACACTAGACATGGAAAACCTACCACGCACTGAAAAAGGCGACGTAGACTTCAACGAAGATTTCTTCGGTAAAGAGACATTCCTAACCGTATCTGGGCAACTTAATGCGGAAGCTTACGCTTGTGCACTAAGCAAAGTTTACACGTTCGGTCCTACGTTCCGTGCTGAAAACTCAAACACAAGCCGCCACCTCGCGGAGTTTTGGATGGTTGAGCCTGAAGTTGCGTTTGCTGATCTTAACGACGTAGCAAAACTGGCTGAAGACATGCTTAAGTACGTTTTCGCTGCGGTTCTTGAAGAGCGCCGCGACGACCTTGAGTTCTTCGCTTCTCGTATCGACAAACAAGCAATTACTCGTCTAGAGCAATTCGTTAACGCTGATTTCGCACAAGTTGACTACACTGACGCAATCCAAATCCTACTAGACTCTGGTAAGAAATTTGAATTCGACGTTGAGTGGGGCATCGACATGTCTTCTGAGCATGAGCGTTACCTAGCGGAAGAGCACTTTAAAGCACCGGTTATCGTTAAGAACTACCCGAAAGACATCAAAGCTTTCTACATGCGCTTAAACGACGACGGCAAAACCGTTGCAGCAATGGATGTACTTGCACCAGGCATTGGTGAAATCATCGGTGGTGCACAACGTGAAGAGCGTCTAGACATTCTAGACGAGCGTATGATTGCTATGGGTATCGACCCTGAGCACATGAGCTGGTACCGCGACCTACGTAAATACGGTACAGTGCCACACGCTGGTTTCGGTCTTGGTTTCGAGCGTCTCGTCTCTTATGTAACAGGTATGGGCAACGTTCGTGACGTGATTCCATTCCCACGTACGCCACGCTCTGCAAACTTCTAA
- a CDS encoding phosphoribosylaminoimidazolesuccinocarboxamide synthase, whose protein sequence is MSLADQVLAVNDDLPIRTDKPVHSGKVRSVYWLTEEDSQRLIKEKGYDVAPDAPLAIMVISDRISAFDCIWRGEGNLKGVPGKGAALNAISNHWFKLFKDNGLADSHILDIPHPFVWIVQKARPVMIEAICRQYITGSMWRAYANGEREFCGIEMPEGLEKDKKLPELLITPSTKGILKGIPGVPEADDVNITRNNIEDNFAAFNFTQASDIAHYEKLLKEGFNVISQALAKVDQTFVDTKFEFGYVNDAQGKEKLIYMDEVGTPDSSRIWDTQEYNNGNIIENSKEGFRQFLLNYFPDADILLNKERMPEREALARDNELPLDSLMSLSRTYLDIAAKITGAEIILSENPKQEIIDVLRSDYGLID, encoded by the coding sequence ATGAGCCTTGCTGATCAAGTTCTTGCCGTAAATGATGACCTACCAATCCGTACTGATAAACCTGTCCACAGTGGCAAGGTTCGTTCGGTCTACTGGTTAACTGAAGAAGATAGCCAACGACTAATTAAAGAGAAAGGCTACGATGTAGCACCAGATGCGCCTTTAGCAATCATGGTGATCAGTGACCGTATCTCTGCATTTGATTGTATCTGGCGTGGTGAAGGAAATCTTAAAGGTGTTCCAGGTAAGGGAGCGGCTCTGAATGCTATCTCTAACCATTGGTTCAAATTGTTTAAAGACAACGGACTTGCTGACAGTCATATTCTTGATATCCCTCACCCGTTCGTATGGATTGTACAAAAAGCTCGCCCAGTCATGATCGAAGCGATTTGTCGTCAATACATCACTGGTTCAATGTGGCGTGCATACGCAAACGGCGAACGTGAATTCTGTGGTATCGAGATGCCTGAAGGCCTTGAGAAAGACAAGAAGTTGCCTGAGCTACTGATCACGCCTTCAACAAAAGGGATTCTGAAAGGTATTCCTGGCGTTCCAGAAGCTGACGATGTGAACATCACACGTAACAACATCGAAGATAACTTCGCAGCATTCAACTTTACTCAAGCAAGCGACATCGCGCATTACGAAAAACTTCTTAAAGAAGGCTTCAACGTCATCAGCCAAGCGCTAGCAAAAGTAGACCAAACCTTTGTTGATACCAAATTTGAGTTTGGCTACGTCAACGATGCTCAAGGCAAAGAAAAGCTTATCTACATGGATGAAGTCGGTACGCCAGATTCATCTCGCATTTGGGATACTCAGGAATACAACAACGGCAACATCATTGAGAATTCAAAAGAAGGCTTCCGTCAGTTCTTGCTTAACTACTTCCCTGATGCTGATATTCTATTGAACAAAGAGCGTATGCCAGAGCGTGAAGCATTAGCTCGAGATAATGAACTCCCTCTGGATTCATTAATGTCTCTGTCGCGGACTTACCTTGATATTGCCGCGAAAATCACAGGAGCAGAGATCATACTAAGCGAGAATCCTAAGCAAGAGATCATCGATGTACTGCGTTCTGACTACGGACTAATCGATTAA
- a CDS encoding SulA-like leucine-rich domain-containing protein, which translates to MIQAHVKAQHSSPLVHCAFTSVSRKSKNSNEEALFARMALLSNQHQWLLFTAQTPRPSAKQLKQHNVCCDRVIHMKASHQMTEVETVEKAIRSKNASAIVASASIDQFSQQYLRTLGLRFQCEVFFMDANSERIH; encoded by the coding sequence ATGATTCAAGCACACGTTAAAGCACAACACTCTAGCCCGCTAGTTCACTGCGCATTTACATCAGTTTCTCGTAAAAGCAAAAATTCAAACGAGGAAGCGTTGTTTGCAAGAATGGCGTTGCTGTCCAATCAACATCAATGGTTACTGTTTACGGCTCAAACACCAAGACCATCGGCTAAGCAGCTTAAGCAACATAATGTTTGCTGCGACCGCGTTATTCATATGAAAGCCTCTCATCAAATGACTGAGGTAGAGACTGTCGAGAAAGCAATCCGCTCTAAGAATGCGAGTGCGATTGTTGCAAGTGCATCGATTGATCAGTTCAGTCAACAGTACCTAAGAACATTAGGGTTACGCTTTCAATGTGAAGTCTTCTTTATGGATGCAAATTCAGAGCGTATTCACTAA
- a CDS encoding HD-GYP domain-containing protein, translating to MKKVEADQLSYKGLSMDTSNYNQSLTTKLYVIAGVLFATYGSRVCPMLESLTALETFTQVSIVFVLLWLTRRYLLAQHALVEQGRFAQLDTLLFFAASVPFALYYNLIYEFTIVSNMKVLFGMSLFGFFTGAILQLNAKLRQMDRMEMTGQFDFQLSGERSSLVKQMISLVVILLVTLTTMLTMIAVKDTFWLEHNPDRFLDGTGKMSVIKELIYLAIVLGGYAITIMTLWSQLIKRILLSQEHALSKVTNGEQGVRLPIFFYNELGSMASMTNTMLDYLEITQNEVKTTRDVAIVSLCALAESRDNETGAHILRTQEYVKVLAEELSKSKTHSSLLTPNYIELLYKSAPLHDVGKVGIPDHILLKPGKLTDEEFEIMKSHPAIGAEALSIAEKQLGSSSFLSVAKEISLTHHEKWNGSGYPNQLSGEDIPLSGRLMALADVYDALISKRVYKEAFSHEKARAIILEGKGHHFDPTVVDAFLTVEEKFVSIAATYQDG from the coding sequence ATGAAAAAAGTAGAAGCAGACCAGTTAAGTTATAAAGGCTTATCGATGGATACTTCAAATTACAATCAATCGCTAACGACTAAATTATACGTCATCGCGGGCGTGCTGTTTGCCACATACGGGAGTCGGGTATGCCCTATGCTCGAGAGCTTAACAGCGTTAGAGACTTTCACACAAGTCAGTATTGTATTTGTCTTATTATGGCTCACACGTCGTTATCTATTGGCGCAACATGCCTTAGTCGAGCAAGGTCGATTCGCGCAACTCGATACCTTGCTATTTTTTGCTGCAAGTGTCCCTTTCGCTCTCTACTATAACTTAATCTACGAATTCACCATCGTTAGTAATATGAAGGTGCTGTTTGGTATGAGCCTATTCGGCTTCTTTACCGGAGCCATTCTCCAATTGAACGCCAAACTCAGACAAATGGATAGAATGGAAATGACGGGACAATTTGACTTCCAACTGTCTGGTGAAAGAAGTTCGTTGGTTAAGCAAATGATTAGTTTAGTCGTCATACTTTTGGTAACACTGACGACAATGTTGACGATGATTGCCGTAAAAGACACCTTTTGGCTAGAGCACAACCCTGATCGCTTCTTAGATGGCACAGGCAAGATGAGCGTGATCAAAGAGCTTATTTATTTGGCAATAGTGCTGGGTGGATATGCAATAACCATCATGACGCTTTGGAGCCAGCTGATTAAGCGTATTCTCCTAAGTCAAGAGCACGCATTAAGTAAAGTCACCAATGGCGAGCAAGGGGTTCGCTTACCTATTTTCTTCTACAACGAGCTTGGTTCAATGGCATCTATGACCAACACCATGCTTGATTACCTTGAAATTACGCAAAACGAAGTCAAAACCACACGTGACGTTGCAATTGTAAGCTTATGTGCCCTTGCTGAGTCTCGAGACAATGAAACAGGCGCACATATTTTAAGAACTCAAGAATACGTAAAGGTACTCGCAGAAGAGCTCAGCAAGTCAAAAACACACTCAAGCTTATTAACACCAAACTACATCGAGCTGCTCTACAAATCTGCGCCTTTGCACGATGTAGGCAAAGTGGGAATTCCTGATCACATTTTATTGAAGCCGGGCAAATTGACGGACGAAGAGTTTGAAATAATGAAAAGTCACCCTGCGATTGGTGCTGAAGCGTTGTCTATTGCTGAAAAGCAGTTAGGGAGTAGCTCTTTCTTAAGCGTCGCAAAAGAGATATCTCTGACTCACCATGAGAAATGGAATGGTAGCGGTTATCCTAATCAGTTGTCTGGTGAAGATATTCCTCTGTCCGGCCGCTTGATGGCACTTGCCGACGTATACGACGCCTTGATCTCTAAACGAGTCTATAAAGAAGCCTTTAGCCATGAGAAAGCGCGAGCCATCATCTTAGAAGGAAAAGGACACCATTTTGACCCAACCGTCGTCGACGCGTTCTTAACTGTTGAAGAAAAATTTGTTTCGATTGCGGCAACTTATCAAGATGGGTAA
- a CDS encoding transporter has protein sequence MDKQEETRVEFDYTTFLGASCSKKWTFLEALTTIAPIFSTVWRDSIKELATPEDRLWQMALKSMSTRKSDESNIVTLLKLAKLEGINELKVVMPYSLEEEQIAYIESRSHLVIAGNTGEEFTIKL, from the coding sequence ATGGATAAACAGGAAGAGACGCGAGTAGAGTTTGATTACACAACATTTCTTGGCGCCTCATGCAGTAAAAAATGGACTTTTTTGGAAGCTTTGACCACTATTGCGCCAATATTCAGTACTGTCTGGAGAGATAGCATTAAAGAGCTTGCCACTCCTGAAGATCGCTTATGGCAGATGGCGTTGAAATCGATGTCTACGCGTAAAAGTGATGAGTCAAATATTGTCACTTTGCTTAAACTTGCTAAGCTCGAAGGTATCAATGAACTCAAAGTGGTTATGCCATACTCTCTTGAAGAAGAGCAGATAGCGTATATCGAATCACGCAGTCATCTCGTCATTGCAGGTAATACAGGGGAAGAGTTTACTATTAAGCTGTAA
- a CDS encoding SulP family inorganic anion transporter: MLNYLKKHWLSNVKGDLLSGIVVALALIPEAIAFSIIAGVDPKVGLYASFCICVVTALVGSRPGMISGATGAMALLMVTLVREHGLEYLLAASFLAGVIQIAAGYLKLGNLMNFVSKSVITGFVNALAILIFMAQLPELINVPSSVYVLVALGLAIIYLLPYFPKFGRAIPSPLVAIVVLTIISLLFGLDVRTIGDMGKLPDSLPVFLIPNIPLTFDTLSTILPYSIALSLVGLLESLMTATIVDDLTDTESNKNNECKGQGVANIVASFFGGMAGCAMIGQSIINIKSGGLTRLSSMIAGVGLLLMVVFVSDWLKLIPMAALVSVMIMVSIGTFSWRSIVELKDHTLPTNVTMLATVAVVVFTHNLAIGVAVGVVLSALFYAHASKSMVFISDEVVTNERHTTHRVKGHVFFASSDAFVDLFDYDNATPLVTIDISDASFLDNTSVEALDKVVFKFRKKGAEVKVSGMDTVSENLILKHAMYHKHQDLTAVSITH, from the coding sequence ATGCTAAATTATTTAAAAAAACACTGGTTATCAAACGTTAAAGGAGATTTATTATCTGGGATTGTGGTAGCACTCGCGTTAATTCCTGAAGCTATCGCATTTTCAATTATTGCAGGCGTCGACCCTAAGGTAGGACTCTATGCCTCTTTCTGTATTTGTGTCGTGACCGCTTTGGTTGGCAGTCGCCCAGGAATGATTTCCGGTGCAACTGGCGCTATGGCGTTGTTAATGGTGACCTTAGTGAGAGAACACGGGTTAGAATATCTACTCGCTGCGTCATTTCTTGCTGGTGTCATTCAAATCGCGGCTGGGTATCTTAAACTTGGCAACCTGATGAACTTTGTTTCCAAATCGGTGATTACTGGATTTGTTAACGCACTCGCCATCTTAATTTTCATGGCCCAACTTCCTGAATTGATCAACGTTCCTTCGAGCGTTTACGTGTTAGTTGCTTTGGGTTTAGCGATCATCTATCTGCTTCCCTATTTTCCGAAGTTTGGTCGTGCAATACCTTCTCCTTTAGTGGCGATTGTTGTCCTGACAATCATCAGCCTATTATTTGGTTTAGATGTCAGAACGATTGGTGATATGGGCAAACTTCCCGATTCACTGCCTGTGTTCTTGATTCCAAACATTCCATTGACCTTTGATACGCTCTCGACCATTCTTCCATATTCTATTGCTCTATCTCTTGTTGGTTTATTGGAATCATTGATGACAGCGACAATAGTGGATGACCTGACAGATACTGAAAGTAATAAAAACAATGAGTGTAAAGGGCAGGGCGTTGCAAATATCGTGGCTTCCTTTTTTGGTGGCATGGCGGGTTGTGCGATGATTGGTCAGTCGATCATTAACATCAAATCAGGCGGCTTAACTCGATTATCCAGCATGATTGCAGGGGTTGGTTTGTTATTAATGGTAGTGTTTGTCTCTGATTGGTTGAAGCTGATACCGATGGCGGCTCTCGTGTCTGTGATGATCATGGTTTCAATCGGTACATTCTCATGGCGCTCCATTGTTGAACTCAAAGATCATACCCTCCCTACAAACGTAACCATGCTCGCGACCGTGGCAGTTGTTGTGTTTACCCACAATCTCGCGATAGGTGTTGCAGTTGGTGTGGTGTTATCGGCTCTGTTCTATGCTCATGCTAGCAAATCGATGGTCTTCATCTCAGATGAGGTGGTAACCAACGAACGACACACCACTCACCGAGTGAAAGGTCACGTATTCTTTGCTTCTTCTGATGCTTTTGTCGACTTGTTCGATTATGACAATGCGACACCTCTGGTGACTATCGACATTTCTGATGCTTCGTTCCTAGATAATACCTCGGTAGAGGCACTTGATAAGGTCGTATTTAAGTTCCGTAAAAAAGGCGCTGAGGTTAAGGTTTCAGGAATGGATACTGTGAGTGAGAATCTCATATTGAAACATGCAATGTATCATAAGCACCAAGACTTAACCGCGGTTTCGATTACACACTAA
- a CDS encoding amino acid permease: MMGSSLIIAGTALGAGMLAIPMVLAQFGLLYGTLLMVLICFGTTYAALLLLEATIKAGGGLGLNSIARKTLGKKGQLLTNGLLYALLICLLMAYILGAGDLLSKLLSNFGVEITATTSQIVFTVLAGAVVASGTGVIDKLNRVLFFIMLASLFATMAFLAPSMTQENLMQVTSHDHVSLIKTSAILFTSFGFMVVIPTLVSYNHEATDRQLRNMVIVGSLIPLVCYLCWLFAVVGNLSEAQFRSFKNVSDLMAAFEAQSPWVGNILSTFTGLALLTSFFGVAMALFNQNKDMFNQNTAVTYCVSFILPLVGSLLAADKFLQVLNYAGIILVFLAVFIPLVMVHKQRFMKISDDRYQAEGGRTMMLFSLLFGCFLLISQVI, encoded by the coding sequence ATGATGGGTAGCTCCCTAATTATCGCTGGTACCGCTCTCGGTGCTGGTATGCTTGCGATCCCAATGGTATTAGCTCAATTCGGATTGCTTTACGGCACACTGTTGATGGTACTGATCTGCTTCGGTACGACTTACGCAGCCTTACTACTTCTAGAAGCAACCATCAAAGCGGGTGGCGGTCTAGGATTAAACTCGATTGCCCGAAAAACCTTGGGTAAAAAAGGTCAGTTGCTTACCAACGGTTTGCTATACGCGTTATTGATTTGCCTATTAATGGCTTACATTCTGGGGGCAGGTGACTTGCTGAGTAAGTTACTGTCTAACTTTGGCGTTGAGATTACCGCGACCACCAGCCAAATCGTGTTTACCGTACTGGCGGGTGCTGTCGTTGCGAGTGGTACGGGGGTGATTGATAAACTGAACCGCGTATTGTTTTTTATTATGCTAGCCAGCTTGTTTGCCACCATGGCGTTTTTGGCACCAAGCATGACTCAAGAGAACCTGATGCAGGTCACCAGTCATGACCATGTTAGCCTCATCAAAACCAGTGCAATTTTGTTCACCAGTTTTGGCTTTATGGTGGTGATTCCTACCTTGGTTTCTTACAATCACGAGGCAACAGATAGACAGCTACGTAATATGGTGATCGTCGGTTCTTTGATCCCATTAGTGTGTTATCTATGCTGGCTATTTGCTGTGGTTGGTAACCTGAGTGAAGCGCAATTTAGAAGCTTTAAGAATGTCTCAGATTTGATGGCAGCGTTCGAGGCTCAGTCCCCTTGGGTGGGTAACATCCTCTCTACTTTTACAGGTTTAGCCTTGTTGACCTCTTTCTTTGGTGTAGCGATGGCGCTGTTCAACCAGAATAAAGACATGTTTAACCAAAACACAGCGGTCACTTATTGCGTTAGTTTTATCTTGCCTCTGGTGGGGTCATTGCTTGCTGCAGATAAATTTTTACAAGTGCTGAACTACGCAGGCATCATCTTGGTATTCTTAGCTGTGTTTATTCCTTTAGTGATGGTTCATAAGCAGCGTTTTATGAAAATCTCTGACGATAGATACCAAGCCGAAGGTGGCAGAACAATGATGTTATTCTCGTTGCTGTTTGGTTGTTTTTTGCTAATCTCGCAAGTGATTTAA
- the queD gene encoding 6-carboxytetrahydropterin synthase QueD translates to MRSELYKEFMFEAAHYLPHVPEGHKCGRLHGHSFLVRLYVEGEVDPHTGWIVDFSEIKAVFKPIYDRLDHYYLNDIKGLENPTSEVLAKWIWNELKPDLPLLSKVEIKETCTAGCIYRGE, encoded by the coding sequence ATGAGATCTGAGTTATACAAAGAGTTTATGTTTGAAGCTGCCCACTATCTTCCACACGTTCCTGAGGGGCACAAGTGCGGTCGTTTGCATGGTCACTCTTTTCTTGTTCGTTTATACGTAGAAGGCGAAGTCGATCCACATACAGGCTGGATAGTCGACTTTTCTGAAATCAAAGCTGTATTCAAACCCATTTACGACCGTCTCGATCACTACTACTTGAACGACATTAAAGGCTTAGAGAATCCAACGAGTGAAGTCTTGGCTAAATGGATCTGGAACGAGCTAAAACCAGACTTGCCGCTTTTAAGCAAAGTTGAGATTAAAGAAACCTGTACCGCTGGTTGTATTTACCGCGGTGAATAA